The Sulfitobacter sp. SK011 genome has a window encoding:
- a CDS encoding WYL domain-containing protein, with protein sequence MRLNHVTMASVITIKIFSPAQAQSVHEAPLCEAAKTNRVVEIVYDKDASKGCLPRLVDVHQVAIGNNGKLYMHGWQTRGCTKGQDYASERVFRFDKIRSAKVIEGVFNEKSHSIKAEGWEGCIGSNCYIKENICE encoded by the coding sequence ATGAGATTAAATCACGTAACGATGGCATCGGTCATTACCATTAAAATATTCTCACCTGCCCAAGCCCAATCGGTACACGAAGCGCCGCTTTGCGAGGCGGCTAAAACAAACCGCGTTGTCGAGATCGTCTACGACAAAGACGCCAGCAAAGGTTGCCTTCCGCGTCTAGTCGATGTGCATCAAGTCGCAATTGGAAATAACGGCAAACTATATATGCATGGCTGGCAGACCCGTGGGTGCACCAAGGGGCAAGATTATGCGTCCGAACGGGTTTTCAGATTCGATAAGATAAGGTCAGCTAAGGTGATTGAGGGTGTCTTCAACGAGAAATCTCACTCCATCAAAGCTGAAGGCTGGGAGGGTTGCATCGGTTCAAATTGTTATATCAAAGAGAACATTTGCGAATAG
- a CDS encoding glutathione S-transferase family protein — MTDNASEIILHNYPQSPVAEKARVALGMKGLSWRNVEIPRLAPKPMLTKLTGGYRRTPVMQIGADIYCDTQCILQELERRYPTPTFFPTTDAGLIWALSRWTDGAMFDLAVKIVLGSAGEALPKDFAEDRGRLYLGADWAAGLKAANADLPHLASQMRAPLHWVNAQMSDGRAFLLGGHPAAIDAQLYHLVWFLRGRWDKGSAFLSEFSDLVRWEENVREIGHGTFVQMSPEDAIIKAKEHEPATAPFTDDLDPQGLKPGMRVVVSPDLDGGEQPVEGEVVVADHDRIAVHRFDADVGSLCVHFPRAGYRVDIVD; from the coding sequence ATGACTGACAACGCTTCCGAAATCATTCTGCACAATTATCCCCAATCACCTGTCGCAGAAAAGGCGCGGGTTGCCTTGGGAATGAAGGGGCTGTCTTGGCGCAATGTCGAAATCCCGAGGTTGGCACCAAAGCCAATGCTGACAAAACTAACTGGGGGGTATCGGCGCACACCCGTGATGCAGATCGGTGCTGATATTTATTGTGACACCCAATGTATCCTTCAAGAATTGGAGAGGCGCTATCCGACGCCAACATTCTTTCCAACAACAGACGCTGGCCTGATCTGGGCGCTGAGTCGATGGACGGACGGTGCGATGTTTGATCTGGCAGTGAAGATCGTTCTCGGTTCGGCCGGAGAAGCACTGCCGAAGGACTTCGCAGAAGATCGCGGTCGGTTGTATCTTGGCGCTGACTGGGCTGCGGGCTTAAAGGCCGCAAATGCCGACTTGCCCCATCTTGCGTCGCAGATGCGTGCGCCTTTGCATTGGGTGAATGCGCAGATGTCTGATGGCCGCGCCTTTCTGCTTGGCGGTCATCCGGCTGCAATAGACGCGCAACTGTATCATTTGGTGTGGTTCCTGCGCGGCCGCTGGGACAAGGGATCTGCATTTTTGTCTGAGTTTTCTGACCTCGTCCGCTGGGAGGAAAATGTCAGAGAAATAGGCCATGGGACTTTCGTTCAAATGTCGCCCGAAGATGCGATCATAAAAGCCAAAGAACATGAACCGGCAACAGCGCCCTTTACGGATGACCTGGATCCGCAGGGCCTGAAGCCCGGAATGCGGGTTGTTGTCTCCCCTGATCTTGATGGTGGCGAACAACCCGTAGAGGGAGAGGTCGTCGTCGCCGATCACGATAGGATTGCGGTTCATCGTTTTGATGCGGATGTCGGAAGCCTTTGCGTTCACTTCCCCCGGGCAGGATATCGGGTCGATATTGTGGATTGA